From the Oxobacter pfennigii genome, one window contains:
- a CDS encoding RHS repeat domain-containing protein gives MDHTAPAVVTFLTIEKTYVQKVIDSDTSNITKVEYDKEGNIENIKKGLNSWNDSDYSEETYAYDELGRLELTKDPEVRETLYEYDNNGNLVSETDRNGVVTSYRYDGLNRVIYKENSKDGKENAVQVTYDLLGNRVKMSDSSGTTVNEYDSLGRLVQTKYEGSINQYYEYDSTDRITGIKVLQGSLEHVNIQNGYDKNGRLIRVNEKGRNYSYRYDAIGRLVEEHDGITGISTDYSYYNSGSIKSMSHVSGDTILDSFRYSYDQRGNQVEKDENGVVTKYYYDPLSRLKTVLLSDDGVIDYRYDDLSNISGAVEVKGNKISETSYLYDRNSRLLLTETAEGDRNVEQRFSYDLEGNLKTKEEAVKHSGNLAANKKFEYIFNGYNQLEKVITPDDRIAEYIYNGDGLRAAKGFDDEVISYYYDRGNILLETSNNEVTAKNIRGNRLIYRETDAGIYSYLHNTHGDVVKLLNENSDVIKDYTYDPYGMEEVNSSNSFGNSRFTDVWQQEVEKVDNPFRYAGEYLDDETGLYYLRARYYDPNIGRFISEDSYPGEAKDPLSLNLYVYCYNNPINFFDPSGHIPTPIEAAFMAENIYTAEKGKEYILSGGWKFEDIITDGDNMKMGVYSRVKDDGTTEYALVNKGTTPTNVSDWKNNFQQLFGLSADMKVSIKKSNEFVDNHSGYEITMVGHSKGGAEAAANALSRNKNSIIFNPATVNPSAYGLDSSNYTANMTAFIVKGDALNATEGGFSKPIGKAVYLPQQYGGNWYQLWQTNKIQRIMNHMMSAVKEALKEAGYN, from the coding sequence ATGGATCACACAGCTCCGGCTGTTGTGACCTTCCTTACTATTGAGAAAACTTATGTGCAAAAGGTCATTGACTCCGATACGTCAAACATCACAAAGGTGGAGTATGACAAAGAGGGGAATATTGAAAACATAAAGAAGGGGCTGAACAGCTGGAATGATTCTGATTACTCGGAAGAAACATATGCGTACGATGAATTAGGAAGGCTTGAGCTGACAAAGGACCCTGAAGTCAGAGAGACCTTGTATGAATATGACAACAACGGCAACCTGGTTTCAGAAACGGACAGGAACGGCGTTGTAACTTCATACAGATATGACGGGCTAAACAGGGTTATATATAAGGAAAACAGCAAGGACGGCAAAGAAAATGCGGTACAGGTAACATATGATCTCCTTGGTAACAGGGTAAAGATGTCGGATTCTTCTGGTACAACAGTTAATGAGTATGACTCTTTAGGCAGGCTTGTGCAGACAAAATATGAAGGCAGCATTAACCAGTACTACGAGTACGACAGTACCGACAGGATAACAGGAATAAAGGTCTTACAGGGAAGCCTTGAGCACGTAAATATCCAAAATGGATATGATAAAAACGGGAGATTAATCCGGGTAAATGAAAAGGGCAGAAACTATAGCTACAGGTACGATGCCATAGGCAGGCTGGTTGAAGAGCATGACGGCATTACCGGCATAAGTACAGACTACAGCTACTATAATTCCGGCAGCATAAAAAGCATGAGCCATGTATCCGGAGATACCATCCTTGACTCATTCAGATACTCCTACGACCAAAGGGGCAACCAGGTTGAAAAGGATGAAAACGGTGTTGTAACAAAATATTATTACGACCCCCTATCCAGGCTTAAGACTGTTTTACTTTCTGATGACGGAGTGATAGATTATAGGTATGACGACTTAAGCAACATATCAGGGGCTGTTGAAGTAAAGGGCAATAAAATATCGGAAACTTCCTATTTATATGACAGGAACAGCAGGCTTCTTTTAACGGAGACCGCAGAGGGTGACCGGAATGTAGAGCAAAGATTCTCCTATGACCTTGAAGGAAATCTAAAAACAAAAGAAGAAGCAGTAAAGCATAGCGGAAACCTTGCTGCAAATAAAAAGTTCGAGTATATATTCAACGGATATAACCAGCTTGAGAAGGTTATAACCCCTGATGACAGAATTGCTGAGTATATATACAACGGTGATGGTTTAAGGGCAGCAAAGGGTTTTGACGACGAGGTTATAAGCTATTACTATGACCGCGGGAATATATTGCTCGAAACAAGCAATAACGAAGTCACTGCAAAGAATATCAGGGGAAACAGGCTGATATATAGGGAAACGGATGCCGGAATTTATAGCTACCTTCATAATACCCATGGGGATGTAGTGAAGCTGCTCAATGAAAACAGTGATGTAATCAAGGATTACACCTATGACCCATATGGCATGGAAGAGGTAAATAGCAGCAATTCCTTCGGCAACAGCAGATTCACCGACGTATGGCAGCAGGAAGTTGAGAAAGTAGATAATCCCTTCCGTTATGCCGGTGAGTATCTTGACGATGAAACAGGCTTGTATTATCTCAGGGCCAGGTATTATGACCCGAATATTGGACGCTTTATTTCAGAAGATAGTTATCCCGGAGAAGCAAAAGACCCATTGAGTCTTAACCTCTACGTGTACTGCTATAATAATCCTATTAACTTTTTTGACCCAAGTGGACATATTCCAACACCAATAGAAGCTGCGTTTATGGCTGAAAATATTTATACTGCCGAAAAAGGAAAAGAATACATACTTTCGGGCGGGTGGAAATTTGAAGATATAATAACAGACGGAGATAACATGAAAATGGGAGTTTATTCAAGGGTAAAGGATGATGGAACAACTGAGTATGCACTGGTTAATAAAGGTACAACGCCTACTAATGTGAGTGACTGGAAAAATAATTTTCAACAGCTATTTGGTTTATCAGCTGATATGAAAGTATCAATTAAAAAATCGAATGAATTTGTTGATAATCATTCAGGCTATGAGATAACTATGGTTGGACACTCGAAAGGAGGAGCAGAAGCAGCTGCAAATGCATTATCAAGAAACAAAAATAGTATCATATTCAATCCTGCAACCGTTAATCCGAGCGCATACGGGCTAGATTCTTCGAATTATACTGCCAACATGACTGCATTCATTGTAAAAGGCGATGCATTAAATGCCACAGAGGGAGGGTTCAGTAAACCCATAGGCAAGGCGGTGTATTTACCTCAACAGTACGGGGGAAATTGGTATCAGCTTTGGCAAACAAACAAAATTCAAAGGATAATGAATCATATGATGAGCGCAGTCAAAGAAGCGCTTAAGGAGGCAGGGTATAATTGA
- the pheT gene encoding phenylalanine--tRNA ligase subunit beta produces the protein MLVPLKWLNSYVKINDINPEVFADEMTMSGSKVEEVIETGKEITNVVTAKVLKVDRHPDADKLVVCQLNAGGESIQIVTGADNMKEGDIVPVALHGSTLPGGVKIKKGKLRGVESNGMMCSATELGLEIKDAVHGIHILPENTPLGVDIKEILGLNSVIIDFEITSNRPDCLSIIGMAREASATFNRELKIPEIKVTENSGDINKYIEIEVADKDLCPRYVARLVKNVKIKESPEWLKERLIEAGVRPISNIVDITNYVMLEYGQPLHAFDYDTIEGKKIIVRRAKKGEKITTLDGKEKTLDDSMLLITDAKKALGVAGVMGGENSEVKDSTTSILFEAANFNGTSIRLTAKTLGFRTEASSRFEKGIDPNVAISAVNRAVELVAELDAGEVVGGAIDKYDNKLEPWTIDISIERINKFLGTDISGDDMIKILHSLDIEVIPGDVLKAKIPTFRSDLELEVDIAEEIARIYGYDNIKTTLIRGETTQGGKNEEQKIEDRTKTVLAAAGLYEAITYSFVSETNFDKVNIPEDSSLRNVVRILNPLGEEMSIMRTTVIPSMMEVISRNYSRKIENGQFFEIGRVYLPLEDKTAKLPNEKKMLCMGMYGSVDFYDIKGVIELLFKELGISKYDFVRESENPTFHSGKTAKILIKNKEVGVVGEIHPDIQERYDIPVSVYICELDYDMILANCELERKFKSLPKYPAVERDMALLIPDEVMVGQIEEIVKAKGGELVESIKLFDVYKGKQIPENKKSVAYSITYRSENKTLTDDEVNKVHDQIIKTIEQKLGGQLRM, from the coding sequence ATGCTTGTACCATTAAAATGGCTCAACAGCTATGTTAAGATAAATGACATAAACCCGGAGGTTTTTGCAGATGAAATGACCATGTCGGGTTCAAAGGTTGAAGAAGTAATAGAAACAGGAAAAGAAATAACCAATGTTGTTACGGCGAAGGTATTGAAAGTTGACAGGCACCCCGATGCCGACAAGCTGGTGGTCTGCCAGCTAAACGCAGGCGGTGAAAGTATACAGATTGTAACAGGCGCCGATAACATGAAGGAGGGGGATATTGTTCCCGTTGCCCTTCACGGTTCAACTTTGCCCGGCGGAGTAAAAATCAAAAAAGGCAAGCTAAGGGGCGTTGAATCCAACGGCATGATGTGTTCTGCCACAGAATTAGGACTTGAAATAAAGGATGCCGTTCACGGGATACACATACTCCCTGAAAATACTCCCCTCGGAGTGGATATAAAGGAAATCCTAGGCTTAAACAGCGTAATTATAGATTTTGAAATAACATCCAACAGGCCGGACTGCTTAAGTATTATCGGTATGGCAAGGGAGGCCTCGGCAACCTTTAACAGGGAGTTAAAAATACCTGAGATTAAGGTTACTGAAAACAGCGGGGATATAAACAAATATATCGAAATTGAAGTTGCCGATAAAGACCTATGTCCAAGATATGTTGCAAGGCTGGTTAAAAACGTAAAAATAAAAGAGTCTCCCGAATGGCTTAAGGAAAGGCTTATTGAAGCGGGAGTAAGGCCTATAAGCAATATAGTTGATATCACAAACTACGTAATGCTGGAATACGGCCAGCCCCTTCATGCCTTCGATTATGATACCATTGAAGGCAAAAAGATTATCGTAAGAAGGGCAAAAAAGGGAGAAAAGATAACAACTCTTGACGGAAAAGAAAAGACTCTTGATGATTCAATGCTTTTAATTACAGATGCTAAAAAAGCCTTAGGCGTTGCCGGAGTAATGGGAGGAGAAAATTCCGAAGTTAAAGATAGCACTACTTCCATTCTCTTTGAAGCAGCAAATTTCAACGGTACCTCCATAAGATTAACGGCCAAGACACTAGGCTTCAGGACAGAGGCTTCATCAAGGTTTGAAAAGGGCATAGATCCCAATGTTGCAATAAGCGCCGTAAACAGGGCGGTAGAGCTGGTTGCAGAACTGGACGCAGGAGAAGTTGTAGGAGGCGCAATCGATAAATATGACAATAAATTAGAGCCCTGGACAATAGATATTAGCATTGAGAGGATTAATAAATTCCTGGGTACCGATATATCCGGCGATGATATGATAAAAATCCTTCATTCCCTTGACATTGAAGTCATTCCAGGAGATGTTCTGAAGGCTAAAATACCAACATTCAGAAGCGATCTGGAGCTTGAGGTTGACATCGCCGAAGAGATTGCAAGGATTTATGGTTATGATAATATCAAGACCACCCTTATAAGAGGTGAAACTACCCAGGGCGGCAAAAACGAAGAGCAGAAAATTGAAGACAGGACAAAGACTGTTTTAGCAGCTGCCGGACTTTATGAGGCAATAACCTATTCCTTTGTCAGCGAAACCAATTTTGATAAAGTTAATATACCAGAAGACAGCAGCTTGAGGAATGTGGTCCGCATATTAAACCCATTAGGCGAAGAAATGAGCATAATGAGGACTACAGTAATTCCCAGCATGATGGAAGTTATAAGCAGAAACTACAGCAGGAAGATTGAAAACGGGCAGTTCTTTGAAATAGGAAGAGTCTACTTGCCCCTTGAAGACAAAACTGCAAAGCTTCCCAATGAAAAGAAGATGCTTTGCATGGGTATGTACGGCAGCGTTGATTTCTACGACATAAAGGGAGTAATAGAGCTTCTCTTTAAAGAGCTTGGCATAAGCAAATACGATTTTGTAAGGGAATCCGAAAATCCCACCTTCCATTCGGGAAAGACAGCGAAGATTCTCATAAAGAACAAGGAAGTTGGAGTCGTAGGCGAAATCCACCCGGATATTCAGGAAAGATACGATATACCTGTCAGCGTATATATATGCGAACTGGATTACGATATGATATTAGCCAATTGCGAGCTTGAAAGGAAGTTCAAGTCACTGCCTAAATATCCTGCCGTCGAAAGGGATATGGCGCTTTTAATCCCTGACGAAGTGATGGTAGGTCAGATTGAGGAAATAGTTAAAGCAAAAGGCGGAGAGCTAGTTGAAAGCATAAAGCTCTTTGACGTATACAAGGGCAAGCAGATTCCCGAAAATAAAAAGAGCGTGGCATACTCTATTACTTACAGGTCGGAAAACAAAACCCTTACCGACGACGAAGTAAACAAAGTCCACGACCAGATTATAAAGACAATTGAACAAAAGCTGGGTGGCCAGCTCAGAATGTAG
- the pheS gene encoding phenylalanine--tRNA ligase subunit alpha, translating to MREQLMQIKNEAAADIKTASNTAELDSVRVKYLGKKGSLTSILRGMGSLSNEERPIIGKLANEVRVDIEALLDQAFDALKTKEKNEKMKSEIIDISMPGRVRTMGSKHPLTLVLDEVKDIFNGMGFSIVEGPEVELDYYNFEAMNIPKNHPARDVQDTFYINDDVVLRTHTSPMQARHMEKHKPPIRIIVPGRVYRSDTPDASHSPVFNQIEGLVVDEGITMGDLKGTLDVFAKKLFGEDTRTKFRPHHFNFTEPSAEVDVSCVLCKGRGCRLCKGTGWIEILGSGMVHVKVLENCGIDSKKYTGFAFGVGLERIALIKYGIDDIRLFYENDVRFLKQF from the coding sequence ATGAGAGAACAACTGATGCAAATAAAAAATGAAGCAGCAGCAGATATAAAAACTGCATCGAACACTGCTGAATTAGATTCCGTAAGAGTTAAATACTTAGGAAAAAAGGGCAGTTTAACTTCAATATTAAGGGGGATGGGCTCCCTGTCCAATGAGGAGCGCCCAATTATAGGCAAGCTGGCAAACGAAGTAAGGGTTGATATAGAGGCACTTTTGGATCAGGCCTTTGATGCCCTTAAGACTAAAGAAAAAAATGAAAAGATGAAAAGCGAAATTATAGATATATCCATGCCGGGAAGAGTAAGAACCATGGGTTCAAAGCATCCTCTCACGCTGGTCTTGGATGAGGTTAAGGATATATTCAACGGCATGGGCTTTTCAATAGTTGAAGGCCCTGAGGTAGAATTGGATTATTATAATTTCGAAGCTATGAATATTCCTAAAAACCATCCTGCAAGGGATGTACAGGATACCTTCTATATAAATGACGATGTGGTTTTAAGGACTCATACTTCACCAATGCAGGCAAGGCATATGGAAAAGCATAAGCCGCCAATTAGAATAATAGTCCCTGGAAGGGTTTATCGTTCCGACACCCCCGATGCCTCCCATTCACCGGTATTTAACCAGATTGAAGGCCTTGTTGTAGATGAGGGAATAACTATGGGAGACTTAAAAGGTACCCTGGATGTATTTGCCAAAAAGCTCTTTGGTGAAGACACCAGGACCAAGTTCAGGCCTCACCATTTTAATTTTACGGAGCCCAGCGCAGAGGTGGACGTAAGCTGTGTACTGTGCAAGGGAAGGGGCTGCAGGTTGTGTAAAGGAACAGGCTGGATTGAGATATTGGGTTCCGGCATGGTTCATGTGAAGGTACTTGAAAACTGCGGCATCGATTCTAAAAAATACACCGGCTTTGCCTTCGGTGTGGGGTTGGAAAGAATAGCCCTTATTAAATACGGTATTGATGATATAAGGCTATTCTACGAAAATGATGTGAGATTTTTAAAACAGTTTTAA
- the rlmB gene encoding 23S rRNA (guanosine(2251)-2'-O)-methyltransferase RlmB, protein MEIIKSKDNQILKYIRKLKNKKTRLENGEFLIEGIRFIEEALISNADIKYCICSHELKGDRAEILIKNLKDKGITVYAAEDKLMKDICDTETPQGIAAVVKQKHYDEDLLFLNSNYTIVADRIQDPGNMGTIIRTADAAGADLIVLSNGSVDPYSPKVLRSTMGSIFHIPIILSNDINGAAERMKKSGFLIYATSLDAKSFYYDENYRGKTAVIIGNEANGVEAVLLNKADKLIKIPMPGRAESLNASVSAGIVMFEIARQRMDIDKNG, encoded by the coding sequence ATGGAAATCATAAAAAGCAAGGATAATCAGATTTTAAAATATATAAGAAAGCTTAAAAATAAAAAGACCCGCCTGGAAAATGGCGAATTTCTCATAGAAGGCATACGGTTTATTGAAGAGGCCTTAATTTCCAATGCCGATATAAAATACTGCATATGCTCCCATGAATTAAAAGGGGACAGGGCTGAAATTTTAATAAAAAACCTGAAGGATAAAGGAATAACAGTATATGCAGCAGAGGATAAATTAATGAAGGACATATGCGATACCGAGACTCCCCAGGGCATAGCTGCGGTTGTAAAGCAAAAGCATTATGATGAAGACTTGCTTTTTTTAAATTCAAATTATACAATTGTTGCCGACAGAATTCAGGACCCTGGCAATATGGGTACTATAATAAGAACTGCTGATGCCGCCGGAGCTGACTTAATAGTTTTATCCAATGGAAGCGTTGACCCCTATTCACCAAAGGTGCTGCGTTCCACCATGGGCTCAATATTTCATATTCCGATAATCCTATCAAATGATATTAACGGGGCAGCAGAACGGATGAAAAAATCAGGCTTTTTAATATATGCAACAAGCCTTGATGCAAAGTCTTTTTATTATGATGAAAACTACAGAGGAAAAACGGCTGTAATAATAGGCAATGAAGCAAATGGAGTGGAAGCAGTCTTATTGAATAAAGCAGATAAATTAATTAAAATTCCCATGCCGGGCCGGGCAGAATCGCTGAATGCGTCGGTGTCTGCCGGCATAGTTATGTTTGAAATAGCACGCCAGAGGATGGATATTGACAAAAATGGTTAA
- a CDS encoding potassium channel family protein yields MSSKQYVVIGLGRFGTSVAKTLYALGNDVLAIDQSEDNVQSISDSVTHAVQADATDENALRALGIRNFDVAVIAIGVDIQSSIMITLLAKELGVKYVIAKAQNELHAKVLYRIGADRVVFPERDMGVRVAHNLVSSNILDYIELSPDYSIVEIAVISQWVGKTLKELNMRANYGINVMAIKRGSEINISPSAEDIINDGDILVVIGGTEELNKIEKVKTE; encoded by the coding sequence ATGAGTTCAAAACAGTATGTTGTCATTGGATTAGGACGATTTGGAACCAGTGTTGCAAAAACATTGTATGCACTTGGCAATGATGTTTTAGCCATAGACCAGTCCGAGGATAATGTGCAGAGTATTTCAGACAGTGTGACCCATGCCGTTCAGGCAGACGCTACGGATGAAAACGCTCTAAGAGCCCTTGGAATAAGAAATTTTGATGTTGCGGTCATAGCAATCGGAGTAGATATACAGTCAAGCATAATGATTACCCTTCTAGCAAAAGAACTGGGTGTCAAATATGTTATTGCAAAAGCACAAAATGAGCTTCATGCAAAGGTCTTATACAGGATTGGCGCCGACAGGGTGGTATTTCCCGAAAGGGACATGGGAGTCCGTGTTGCACATAATCTGGTATCATCCAATATACTTGATTACATAGAATTATCGCCGGATTACAGTATAGTTGAAATTGCCGTAATATCTCAATGGGTTGGCAAAACTCTAAAAGAACTTAATATGCGGGCTAACTATGGTATAAACGTAATGGCGATAAAAAGAGGTTCCGAGATAAATATATCGCCTTCTGCCGAGGATATAATAAATGACGGCGATATTTTGGTGGTAATAGGCGGAACAGAAGAATTGAATAAAATCGAGAAAGTAAAAACAGAATAG
- a CDS encoding TrkH family potassium uptake protein, with translation MEKSKSMSVFKRLKPVQILSIGFALLILLGAVLLTLPVSSAKGESTSFLTALFTATSAVCVTGLVVVDTGTYWSVFGQIVILLLIQIGGLGFMSFATLIAFIVGKKITLKERLVMQEAMNSFSIQGLVKLARYVLIFTFTIEGIGALLLAVKFIPVYGLGKGIYFSIFHSISAYCNAGFDLIGNFQSLVPFQGSIIINFTIMSLIIIGGMGFVVHSDIYRKKEFKKFSLHSKVVLLTTLVLFVLGTIIFFLLEYNNPGTLGSMSFMKKIIAALFSAVTPRTAGFNTIDLASMTTASKFITIILMFIGASPGSTGGGIKTTTAAAIILTIISVIKGREDTEIFGKRLSRAIVLRALAIAVISLALVVFNVIILSITEKGAEFMEIIYESVSAFGTVGLSLGLTPELTAIGKIIILLTMYAGRVGPLTLTLALAKKQLKNAAAVKYPEDRVLVG, from the coding sequence ATGGAAAAGAGTAAAAGTATGTCAGTATTTAAAAGGCTGAAACCGGTACAAATTCTCTCAATAGGATTTGCATTGCTTATTCTTTTAGGCGCTGTACTTTTGACTCTTCCCGTTTCTTCTGCAAAGGGAGAAAGCACTTCCTTTCTTACGGCATTGTTTACTGCAACGTCGGCCGTATGCGTTACAGGACTTGTTGTTGTGGATACGGGTACATATTGGAGTGTTTTCGGACAGATAGTTATATTGCTTTTAATACAGATTGGGGGCTTAGGGTTTATGTCCTTTGCAACCCTCATCGCTTTTATTGTAGGTAAAAAAATTACTTTGAAAGAAAGGCTGGTCATGCAGGAGGCTATGAATTCCTTTTCCATACAGGGACTGGTTAAGCTGGCAAGATACGTGCTTATTTTTACTTTCACAATAGAAGGAATAGGAGCACTACTTCTGGCAGTTAAATTTATACCCGTATATGGATTGGGAAAAGGAATATATTTCAGTATTTTTCATTCTATTTCTGCTTATTGCAATGCCGGTTTTGACCTCATAGGCAATTTTCAAAGCCTAGTCCCTTTTCAAGGGAGTATAATTATTAATTTTACAATTATGAGTCTTATTATTATAGGTGGTATGGGGTTTGTAGTTCACTCAGATATATATAGGAAAAAGGAATTTAAAAAGTTCTCCCTACATTCCAAGGTAGTACTTTTGACTACCCTCGTATTGTTTGTCCTCGGCACCATTATATTTTTTCTGCTGGAATACAATAATCCCGGTACATTAGGGTCAATGTCATTTATGAAAAAGATTATAGCTGCTTTGTTTTCTGCTGTAACGCCCAGAACTGCAGGATTTAATACTATAGATCTTGCATCCATGACAACCGCATCCAAGTTTATAACCATAATACTTATGTTTATCGGAGCATCACCGGGTTCTACAGGCGGAGGAATAAAAACTACGACTGCAGCCGCTATAATTCTTACTATAATATCTGTCATAAAAGGCAGGGAGGATACCGAAATATTCGGAAAGAGGTTGTCCAGGGCAATAGTTTTAAGAGCCCTTGCAATTGCAGTAATAAGCCTTGCACTGGTTGTATTTAATGTTATAATACTTTCTATAACGGAAAAGGGCGCGGAATTTATGGAAATAATCTATGAATCTGTTTCTGCCTTTGGTACAGTAGGATTATCATTGGGTTTAACACCTGAGCTCACTGCCATCGGCAAGATTATAATACTGCTTACTATGTATGCAGGCAGAGTCGGTCCACTCACCTTGACATTGGCACTGGCCAAAAAACAGCTTAAAAATGCTGCAGCTGTTAAATATCCTGAGGATAGAGTACTTGTAGGATAG